ACCATTTAGGTGATTTGCCAAACCTAATGGTGGATGAACACGGTTACGCAAAGTACAACGCGATCACCAGTCGTGTAACTCTACGTGAAAGTCCTGTCAGTGTGTTTGACGACAATGGCAGTGCAATTATTATTCACCAATTGCAGGATCTACAACAAGCTGAGGGTTTAGCAGCACAAGCAGGTGGGGGACGGATAGCCTGCGGAGTTGTAACGTATGATTCTCAAGGTTATGGTGTATGAGGGCTTAGTAGGTTAGTCGGTTAGTAGTTATTAACAACCACTAACCACTAACCACTAACCACTAACAAATTATACTTACTCTTCTAAATAAACTTCACCGTACTCTTTTCCTGCAATTGGAATAGATTGATAGCGTATTTTACCTTTAAAAACAACTTTATCTCCCTCTTTTATACCAGTTTGATTGGTAAGTACCCACACTTTCCCGGTAGAGTCGTCAATTTGATATGCTAGCCGCTTTAACAAAGGTACTCGTTTCTCGACATGTCCTTGTATGTAGACTGTAGCATCATCCTCTTTTTGTGGTTTGATTTCCTGAATAGGGGTAATATTGGCTCCTATTGTGTTCCAGCCATACCGACCCAAATTAGTGCAACTTAACACCCCTGTCAGAAGGAGACTTGTCAATCCCAAGCGTAAGGATAAAACTATGCCATGCTGATACAACAACAATATATTTAAATTTTTCATTTTTTGCATAATGAATACCTGTACTTGTCAATTTTGGCATCAGGGATCGGCTAGTGACAATTTATATCTGTGAAGTCGGGTGTTATGGGCATGGGACAATTTTTACATTTCTTTACACAGTTGTTTTTATCTTTACCTACCTACTTACAAGCAATCTGAGAAGATATTGAATGTGGTGTTTAAGCACGAATGCTAATAAAGCATGAGAAGGCAATGCCACTGCGTAGCGTTCTTCTACGAATTGTGATGGATACAAAAACAGCCAAACTTCTTGATGGTAAAGCTAAGGCAGAAAAGATTCAGCAAGAACTTTCTGCTGTCATTAAAGAAGCTCAACCCAAAATAGGACGCCCGCCCGGATTAGCAGTGTTGATGGTGGGCGATCATCCGCCATCTGCAGCGTATGTACGTGGAAAGGAACGCGCCTGTAAGAAGATTGGTATTGCATCTTTTGGTAGGCATTTTCCTAAAGAAACGACTGAAACTGAACTGGAGGAAGTGATTGCTGCACTCAACAAAGATGAGCGAGTGGATGGTATTCTTATACAATTGCCTCTCCCTAATCACTTGAATGCCCAGCACTTGTTGTATCGAATTGCTCCAGATAAAGATGTTGACGGCTTGCACCCCGTAAACTTGGGACGACTGGTGCGGGGCGAGATGGGTTTACGCAGTTGCACTCCAGCTGGAATCATGAGTTTACTGGAAGAATACAAAATTCCCCTACAAGGCAAGCAAGCAGTGGTGGTGGGACGTAGCATTCTAGTAGGTAAACCTTTGGCTTTGATGCTACTCGAAGCAGATGCTACCGTGACTGTCGCTCATTCGCGATCGCACGATTTACAGTCAATCGCAAAGAATGCTGATATTCTGGTTGCAGCCGTAGGTCGTCCAGAATTCATAACTTCTGACATGGTGAAACCAGGTGCTGTTGTGGTAGATGTGGGGATCAATCGCGTGACAGACTCAAGTGGTAACAGTCGCATTGTGGGTGATGTTCACTTTGAAGGAGTTGCT
This genomic interval from Scytonema hofmannii PCC 7110 contains the following:
- the folD gene encoding bifunctional methylenetetrahydrofolate dehydrogenase/methenyltetrahydrofolate cyclohydrolase FolD, with protein sequence MDTKTAKLLDGKAKAEKIQQELSAVIKEAQPKIGRPPGLAVLMVGDHPPSAAYVRGKERACKKIGIASFGRHFPKETTETELEEVIAALNKDERVDGILIQLPLPNHLNAQHLLYRIAPDKDVDGLHPVNLGRLVRGEMGLRSCTPAGIMSLLEEYKIPLQGKQAVVVGRSILVGKPLALMLLEADATVTVAHSRSHDLQSIAKNADILVAAVGRPEFITSDMVKPGAVVVDVGINRVTDSSGNSRIVGDVHFEGVAGVAEFLTPVPGGVGLMTVAMLMQNTVNSYRQSLKN